The following proteins are encoded in a genomic region of Methylobacterium tardum:
- a CDS encoding sulfite oxidase heme-binding subunit YedZ, with the protein MIDRLAVPLPWLDRAGRISWLKLAVFLACIAPALYLAAAYRLDALGAKPITALIHATGEWAVRFLLFSLAISPLRRIADWPKVLVVRRMLGITVMAYAVAHLTLYAVDQNLILTKVVSEIALRLYLTIGFVALIGLIALGLTSTDAAIRNLGPNWNRLHRLVYTIAVLALVHYFLQSKIDVTDPVFSAGLFLLLMGWRVMRRFRWPERPWSLLLLAVLAALATAGLEAAWYGLASGVPANLVLAANLDFSGPIRPAWWVLAVGLVLPVVALVRGPSPRAAGPAPRRRPASPPRREPAREAAGEPLSPRA; encoded by the coding sequence ATGATCGACCGCCTGGCCGTCCCCCTCCCCTGGCTCGACCGGGCCGGCCGCATCTCCTGGCTGAAGCTTGCGGTGTTCCTCGCCTGCATCGCGCCCGCCCTGTATCTCGCCGCCGCCTACCGGCTCGATGCGCTCGGCGCGAAGCCGATCACGGCGCTGATCCACGCCACCGGCGAGTGGGCGGTGCGCTTCCTGCTGTTCTCCCTGGCGATCTCGCCGCTGCGCCGCATCGCCGACTGGCCGAAGGTCCTGGTCGTCCGGCGGATGCTCGGCATCACCGTGATGGCCTACGCGGTGGCCCACCTCACCCTCTACGCGGTCGACCAGAACCTGATCCTGACCAAGGTCGTCTCGGAGATCGCGCTCCGGCTCTACCTGACGATCGGCTTCGTGGCGCTGATCGGCCTGATCGCCCTGGGCCTGACCTCCACGGACGCGGCGATCCGCAACCTCGGCCCGAACTGGAACCGGCTGCACCGGCTCGTCTACACGATCGCCGTGCTGGCCCTGGTCCACTACTTCCTGCAATCGAAGATCGACGTCACCGATCCGGTCTTCTCCGCCGGGCTGTTCCTGCTGCTGATGGGCTGGCGGGTGATGCGGCGCTTCCGATGGCCGGAGCGGCCCTGGTCGCTGCTCCTGCTCGCGGTCCTCGCCGCGCTCGCGACCGCAGGGCTGGAGGCGGCGTGGTACGGTCTCGCCAGCGGCGTCCCGGCGAACCTCGTGCTCGCGGCCAACCTGGATTTCTCCGGCCCGATCCGGCCCGCCTGGTGGGTGCTGGCGGTCGGGCTGGTGCTGCCGGTCGTGGCGCTGGTGCGGGGTCCGAGCCCGCGCGCGGCCGGGCCGGCGCCGCGCAGACGGCCGGCCTCTCCGCCCCGCCGGGAGCCCGCGCGCGAGGCCGCGGGAGAGCCCTTGTCGCCGCGGGCCTGA
- the nusA gene encoding transcription termination factor NusA, with product MAVVSANRLELLQIADAVAREKVIDRSIVIDAMEEAIAKAARSRYGAETDVHAEIDSKTGALRLSRHLLVADQVENDAREITLDQARRYNPGALVGDVISDTLPPFDFGRVAAQSAKQVIVQKVRDAERARQFDEYKDRIGEILNGVVKRVEYGNVIVDLGRGEGIVRRDEMIPRETFRPGDRIRSYLFDVRSEVRGPQIFLSRSHPQFMAKLFGQEVPEIYDGIVEVKAVARDPGSRAKIAVISRDGSIDPVGACVGMRGSRVQAVVGELQGEKIDIIPWSEDEATFIVNALQPAEVVKVVLDEEADRIEVVVPDDQLSLAIGRRGQNVRLASQLTGWDIDILTEAEESERRQKEFAERTQVFMEALDVGETVGQLLAAEGFRNVEEIAYVDIQELSGIQGLDEETGTEIQARAQDHLARIEQAHDARRTELGVADELREIEGITTPMMVALGENDVKSVEDLAGCATDDLVGYTEGRGPEAVRHAGYLDGFDLSRAEAEALIMSARLKAGWIEALPEPEGEDGADAAEGHEGDEAAPAQAEA from the coding sequence ATGGCCGTCGTCAGCGCCAACAGGCTCGAACTCCTCCAGATCGCCGACGCGGTCGCCCGCGAGAAGGTGATCGACCGCTCCATCGTGATCGACGCGATGGAGGAAGCGATCGCCAAGGCGGCCCGCTCCCGCTACGGCGCCGAGACCGACGTTCACGCCGAGATCGATTCCAAGACCGGGGCGCTGCGCCTCTCGCGTCACCTCCTGGTCGCCGATCAGGTCGAGAACGACGCCCGCGAGATCACCCTCGATCAGGCCCGCCGCTACAACCCGGGCGCGCTGGTCGGCGACGTGATCTCCGACACCCTGCCGCCCTTCGATTTCGGCCGCGTGGCCGCGCAGTCGGCCAAGCAGGTCATCGTCCAGAAGGTCCGCGACGCCGAGCGCGCCCGCCAGTTCGACGAGTACAAGGACCGCATCGGCGAGATCCTCAACGGCGTCGTCAAGCGCGTCGAGTACGGCAACGTGATCGTCGATCTCGGCCGTGGCGAGGGCATCGTGCGCCGGGACGAGATGATCCCGCGCGAGACCTTCAGGCCGGGCGACCGGATCCGCTCCTACCTGTTCGACGTGCGCTCGGAAGTGCGCGGCCCGCAGATCTTCCTGTCGCGCTCGCACCCGCAATTCATGGCCAAGCTGTTCGGGCAGGAAGTGCCTGAGATCTACGACGGCATCGTCGAGGTGAAGGCGGTGGCCCGCGATCCCGGCTCCCGCGCCAAGATCGCGGTGATCTCCCGCGACGGCAGCATCGACCCGGTCGGCGCCTGCGTCGGCATGCGCGGATCGCGCGTGCAGGCCGTGGTCGGCGAATTGCAGGGCGAGAAGATCGACATCATCCCGTGGTCCGAGGACGAGGCGACCTTCATCGTCAACGCCCTCCAGCCCGCCGAGGTGGTGAAGGTGGTGCTCGACGAGGAGGCCGACCGCATCGAGGTGGTGGTGCCGGACGACCAGCTGTCGCTGGCCATCGGCCGCCGTGGCCAGAACGTGCGCCTCGCCTCGCAGCTCACCGGCTGGGACATCGATATCCTCACCGAGGCCGAGGAATCGGAGCGCCGCCAGAAGGAGTTCGCCGAGCGGACCCAGGTGTTCATGGAGGCGCTCGACGTCGGCGAGACCGTCGGCCAGCTGCTCGCGGCGGAAGGCTTCCGCAACGTCGAGGAGATCGCCTACGTCGACATCCAGGAGTTGTCCGGCATCCAGGGGCTCGACGAGGAGACCGGTACCGAGATCCAGGCCCGCGCCCAGGACCACCTCGCCCGGATCGAGCAGGCCCACGACGCCCGCCGCACCGAGCTCGGCGTCGCCGACGAGCTGCGCGAGATCGAGGGCATCACCACGCCCATGATGGTCGCTCTCGGCGAGAACGACGTGAAGAGCGTCGAGGATCTGGCGGGCTGCGCCACCGACGACCTCGTCGGCTACACGGAGGGCCGCGGCCCCGAGGCCGTGCGCCATGCCGGTTACCTCGACGGGTTCGACCTGTCCCGCGCCGAGGCCGAGGCCCTGATCATGTCCGCCCGTCTGAAGGCCGGCTGGATCGAGGCCCTGCCGGAGCCGGAAGGCGAGGACGGCGCGGATGCCGCCGAGGGCCATGAGGGCGACGAGGCCGCGCCGGCGCAGGCCGAGGCCTGA
- the rimP gene encoding ribosome maturation factor RimP gives MSSEIEADLSEKRLVREAGVAARVAQAIEGPLEGLGFRLVRVKVSNINGCTVQIMAERPDGTFTIDDCEAVSRAISPILDVDDPVGGAYNLEVSSPGIDRPLVRVSDFARWVGYEAKVELSPPLDGRKRFRGILGAPDPAGLTVPIDLPDVKEGLPSRIDLPLKNLAEAHLVLTDELVRESLRRGGPPAEDEADGGADEEVAEDRAAPPARSPFRPQGPKKASPTAKPKHPARTGPKKPIVTKASRLKDRDSLH, from the coding sequence ATGTCGTCCGAGATCGAAGCGGATCTGTCCGAGAAGCGCCTCGTCCGAGAGGCCGGCGTCGCTGCGCGCGTCGCGCAGGCGATCGAGGGGCCGCTCGAGGGCCTCGGCTTCCGGCTGGTCCGGGTGAAGGTGTCCAACATCAACGGCTGCACCGTGCAGATCATGGCGGAGCGACCGGACGGCACCTTCACCATCGACGATTGCGAGGCGGTGAGCCGCGCGATCTCGCCGATCCTCGACGTCGATGATCCGGTCGGGGGCGCCTACAACCTGGAAGTCTCCTCGCCCGGGATCGACCGGCCGCTGGTGCGGGTCTCGGATTTCGCCCGCTGGGTGGGCTACGAGGCCAAAGTCGAGCTGAGCCCGCCGCTCGACGGGCGCAAACGCTTCCGCGGGATTCTCGGCGCGCCGGACCCGGCTGGGCTGACGGTCCCGATCGATCTGCCCGACGTCAAGGAAGGGCTGCCGAGCCGCATCGACCTGCCGCTCAAGAACCTTGCCGAGGCCCATCTCGTCCTCACCGACGAGTTGGTCCGCGAGTCGCTTCGGCGCGGCGGCCCGCCTGCCGAGGATGAGGCGGACGGGGGCGCGGACGAGGAAGTTGCCGAGGATCGCGCGGCGCCGCCGGCCCGAAGCCCCTTCCGCCCGCAGGGGCCGAAGAAGGCCAGCCCCACGGCGAAGCCCAAGCATCCGGCCCGGACCGGTCCCAAGAAGCCGATCGTGACCAAGGCATCCCGGCTCAAGGACCGCGACTCCCTGCACTGA
- a CDS encoding NADP-dependent oxidoreductase, whose product MTTAMNRRIVLASRPHGEPRPENFRLEEVPVPQPGPGQVLLRTRWLSLDPYMRGRMSDAKSYAAPVEIGAPITAETVGEVVASNHPDHAVGDLLTAFAGWQDYCVTDGKGSRKVDPAVAPPSTALGVLGMPGMTAYTGLLNIGQPKAGETVVVAAAAGPVGSLVGQIAKLKGARAVGIAGGPDKCRYLTEELGFDAAVDHRGADLPGALAAACPKGIDVYFENVGGAVFAAVMPLLNPFARIPVCGLVSAYNATEVPPGPDRLPGLMRSVLTNRLHIQGFIVWDFAAQAETFRQEVGAWIQEGRVRYREDVVQGLENAPEAFIGLLKGRNFGKLVVRVS is encoded by the coding sequence ATGACCACCGCCATGAACCGCCGCATCGTCCTGGCCTCGCGCCCGCACGGCGAGCCGCGGCCCGAGAATTTCCGCCTGGAAGAGGTACCGGTGCCGCAGCCCGGACCCGGCCAGGTCCTCCTGCGCACCCGCTGGCTGTCCCTGGACCCCTACATGCGCGGCCGGATGAGCGACGCGAAATCCTACGCGGCCCCCGTGGAGATCGGCGCGCCGATCACCGCCGAGACCGTGGGCGAGGTCGTCGCCTCGAACCATCCGGACCATGCCGTCGGCGACCTGCTGACCGCCTTCGCGGGCTGGCAGGATTACTGCGTCACGGACGGCAAGGGCTCGCGCAAGGTCGATCCCGCCGTCGCCCCGCCCTCGACGGCGCTCGGCGTCCTCGGGATGCCGGGCATGACCGCCTACACGGGCCTGCTCAACATCGGCCAGCCGAAAGCCGGCGAGACGGTCGTGGTGGCCGCCGCCGCCGGTCCGGTGGGATCGCTCGTCGGACAGATCGCCAAGCTGAAGGGCGCTCGCGCGGTCGGGATCGCGGGCGGTCCGGACAAATGCCGCTACCTCACCGAGGAACTCGGCTTCGACGCCGCTGTCGACCACCGCGGCGCCGACCTGCCCGGGGCCCTCGCGGCCGCCTGCCCCAAGGGCATCGACGTCTATTTCGAGAATGTCGGCGGCGCCGTCTTCGCCGCCGTGATGCCGCTGCTCAACCCCTTCGCGCGGATCCCGGTCTGCGGCCTCGTCTCAGCCTACAACGCCACCGAGGTCCCGCCCGGCCCCGACCGCCTGCCCGGCCTGATGCGCTCGGTCCTGACCAACCGGCTGCACATCCAGGGCTTCATCGTCTGGGACTTCGCCGCGCAGGCGGAGACGTTCCGCCAGGAGGTCGGCGCCTGGATCCAGGAGGGCCGGGTCCGGTACCGCGAGGACGTGGTCCAGGGGCTGGAGAACGCCCCGGAAGCATTCATCGGCCTGTTGAAAGGCCGGAATTTCGGCAAGCTGGTCGTGCGGGTTTCATAA
- the infB gene encoding translation initiation factor IF-2, with product MSDTNNPGDKTLNRTSPKPLSLKRPIEAGTVRQSFSHGRSKQVVVETVKRRVIGAAPAAPAREPAPAPRPAAPAPTTPPPRPAQRAASGVVLRTLSEQESAARAAALADAQRREAEARQKAEAEAAARRREAEEQARREREAAEARRREEEERKAAAAAAAAEAAEAAKAAAAAPPPAPAAPTPAAAPAAEAPAAAPSRPAQAPAQPAAASARPAAAAQARPAAPARQPDAARPAGARPAPAAASPAAPRPPLTPRPSTGEPRKTITADSRKPRDLNFMARPAPAPEPEKSATPTTAARPAGAGAAARPAGRGAQTNDDESETKRVIRRPGMPLKIITPPKTPKSPGGDRNRGRLTIATATSGEDERTRSVASFRRRQQRMSGRGHVEQKEKLSREVTIPETITIQELANRMSERAVDVIRMLMKQGQIHKITDVIDSDTAQLIAEELGHTVRRVAESDVEEGLSSDEPDLEEDLDPRPPVVTIMGHVDHGKTSLLDAIRKANVVEGEAGGITQHIGAYQVAAPSGDMITFIDTPGHAAFTSMRARGAKVTDIVVIVVAADDGVMPQTIEAIQHAKAAGVPMIIAVNKIDKPDAKPERVRTELLQHDIQVESMGGETLEFEVSAKTGAGLSELLDGIQIQAEIMNLRANEKRDGEGTVIEAQLDRGRGPVATVLVQRGTLFTGDIVVAGAEWGRVRALIDDLGENVQYAGPSVPVEVLGFNGTPDAGDRVIVVPNEARAREVTEYRARQKRERQNARTGGANRSLVDMMRDLKEGAGRKELPVVIKGDVQGSVEAISGALEKLGNDEVAARILLSGVGGITESDITLAQASKAVVIGFNVRAHKEAREAAERAGIEIRYYNIIYDLVDDIKATLSGMLPPTLREDRLGEATIQEVFEVSKVGKVAGCRVTDGIVERGAHVRLIRDSVVIHEGKLKTLKRFKDDAKEVTSGQECGMAFENFENMRAGDVIECYRVEEIRRTL from the coding sequence ATGAGCGATACGAACAACCCGGGCGACAAGACTCTGAACCGGACTTCCCCGAAGCCGCTCTCTCTCAAGCGGCCGATCGAGGCGGGCACCGTGCGTCAGAGCTTCTCCCATGGCCGCTCCAAGCAGGTCGTGGTCGAGACGGTGAAGCGCCGCGTCATCGGTGCGGCACCGGCCGCCCCTGCCCGTGAGCCTGCCCCCGCTCCGCGTCCGGCCGCTCCCGCGCCGACGACGCCGCCCCCGCGGCCTGCGCAGCGCGCCGCCTCGGGCGTTGTCCTGCGCACCCTGAGCGAGCAGGAGAGCGCCGCTCGCGCGGCCGCCCTCGCCGACGCGCAGCGTCGCGAAGCCGAAGCGCGCCAGAAGGCCGAGGCCGAGGCCGCGGCGCGCCGCCGCGAGGCCGAGGAGCAGGCCCGCCGCGAGCGTGAGGCCGCCGAGGCGCGCCGCCGCGAGGAGGAAGAGCGCAAGGCTGCGGCTGCTGCCGCTGCTGCCGAGGCGGCGGAAGCCGCCAAGGCGGCTGCTGCCGCGCCCCCGCCTGCACCCGCTGCCCCGACACCGGCCGCCGCGCCCGCCGCCGAGGCGCCGGCCGCCGCGCCGTCTCGTCCGGCTCAGGCTCCTGCGCAGCCCGCCGCTGCATCGGCTCGCCCGGCTGCTGCGGCCCAGGCCCGTCCGGCCGCGCCGGCTCGTCAGCCCGATGCCGCTCGCCCGGCCGGCGCGCGGCCCGCGCCCGCCGCGGCTTCGCCCGCTGCCCCGCGCCCGCCGCTGACGCCCCGTCCGTCCACGGGCGAGCCGCGCAAGACGATCACGGCCGATTCGCGCAAGCCGCGCGACCTCAACTTCATGGCCCGTCCGGCCCCGGCGCCCGAGCCCGAGAAGAGCGCGACGCCGACGACCGCCGCGCGTCCGGCCGGTGCGGGTGCCGCAGCGCGTCCTGCCGGTCGCGGAGCCCAGACCAACGACGACGAGTCCGAGACCAAGCGGGTGATCCGCCGTCCCGGCATGCCGCTCAAGATTATCACCCCGCCCAAGACGCCGAAGTCGCCGGGTGGCGACCGCAACCGCGGCCGCCTGACCATCGCGACCGCCACGTCGGGTGAGGACGAGCGCACGCGCTCCGTGGCGTCGTTCCGCCGCCGCCAGCAGCGGATGAGCGGCCGCGGCCACGTCGAGCAGAAGGAGAAGCTGTCCCGCGAGGTGACGATCCCCGAGACGATCACCATCCAGGAACTCGCCAACCGCATGTCGGAGCGGGCCGTGGACGTGATCCGCATGCTGATGAAGCAGGGCCAGATCCACAAGATCACCGACGTGATCGACTCGGATACCGCCCAGCTCATCGCCGAGGAGCTCGGCCACACGGTGCGGCGCGTCGCCGAGTCCGACGTCGAGGAAGGCCTGTCGTCCGACGAGCCGGATCTCGAGGAGGATCTCGATCCCCGTCCGCCGGTGGTCACCATCATGGGCCACGTCGACCACGGCAAGACGTCGCTGCTCGACGCGATCCGCAAGGCCAACGTGGTCGAGGGCGAGGCCGGCGGCATCACCCAGCATATCGGCGCCTATCAGGTCGCGGCTCCGTCCGGCGACATGATCACCTTCATCGACACCCCGGGCCACGCGGCGTTCACGTCGATGCGCGCCCGCGGCGCCAAGGTCACCGACATCGTGGTGATCGTGGTGGCGGCCGATGACGGCGTCATGCCCCAGACCATCGAGGCCATCCAGCACGCCAAGGCGGCGGGCGTCCCGATGATCATCGCGGTCAACAAGATCGACAAGCCGGACGCGAAGCCGGAGCGGGTCCGCACGGAACTGCTCCAGCACGACATCCAGGTCGAGTCGATGGGCGGTGAGACCCTCGAGTTCGAGGTCTCGGCCAAGACCGGCGCCGGCCTGTCCGAGCTGCTGGACGGTATCCAGATCCAGGCCGAGATCATGAACCTGCGCGCCAACGAGAAGCGCGACGGCGAGGGCACGGTCATCGAGGCCCAGCTCGACCGCGGGCGTGGTCCCGTGGCGACGGTCCTGGTTCAGCGCGGCACCCTGTTCACCGGCGACATCGTCGTGGCGGGCGCCGAGTGGGGCCGCGTGCGCGCCCTGATCGACGACCTCGGCGAGAACGTGCAGTACGCCGGACCGTCCGTGCCGGTCGAGGTGCTGGGCTTCAACGGCACGCCCGATGCCGGCGACCGCGTGATCGTGGTGCCGAACGAGGCGCGCGCCCGCGAGGTCACCGAGTACCGCGCCCGCCAGAAGCGCGAGCGCCAGAATGCCCGGACCGGCGGTGCCAACCGCTCGCTGGTCGACATGATGCGCGACCTCAAGGAAGGCGCCGGCCGCAAGGAGCTGCCGGTCGTCATCAAGGGCGACGTGCAGGGCTCGGTCGAGGCGATCTCGGGCGCGCTGGAGAAGCTCGGCAACGACGAGGTCGCGGCCCGCATCCTCCTGTCCGGCGTCGGTGGCATCACCGAGTCCGACATCACCCTGGCCCAGGCGTCGAAGGCCGTGGTCATCGGCTTCAACGTGCGCGCCCACAAGGAGGCCCGCGAGGCCGCCGAGCGGGCCGGCATCGAGATCCGGTACTACAACATCATCTACGACCTCGTGGACGACATCAAAGCCACGCTGTCGGGGATGCTGCCGCCGACCCTGCGGGAAGATCGTCTCGGCGAGGCGACCATCCAGGAGGTCTTCGAGGTCTCGAAGGTCGGCAAGGTCGCGGGTTGCCGCGTCACCGACGGTATCGTGGAGCGCGGCGCCCATGTCCGCCTGATCCGCGACAGCGTCGTGATCCACGAGGGCAAGCTGAAGACGCTCAAGCGCTTCAAGGACGACGCGAAGGAAGTCACCTCCGGCCAGGAGTGCGGCATGGCCTTCGAGAACTTCGAGAACATGCGCGCGGGCGATGTGATCGAGTGCTACCGGGTCGAGGAGATCCGCCGCACGCTCTGA
- a CDS encoding RNA-binding protein encodes MIRFVRGPDGSVVPDLRAKLPGRGAWVSARRAVVAEAVRKNLFSRAFKGPTPAAPDLPDRITAALRDDLRQAIALANKAGCIVAGFSKVEAAIGGQPCAIAVIHAAEASPDGRRKIASALHRRHGGAMSRIPIIDDLSEDELDMALGRDHVIHAALVAGAGAAGCLSRWRRLRSFEGAAAATGEPDPARIGGIGEASR; translated from the coding sequence ATGATCCGATTCGTGCGCGGGCCCGACGGCAGCGTCGTGCCCGACCTGCGCGCCAAGCTGCCGGGCCGCGGTGCCTGGGTCAGCGCCCGGCGCGCGGTCGTCGCCGAGGCCGTCCGCAAGAACCTGTTCTCGCGGGCCTTCAAGGGGCCGACCCCGGCCGCCCCCGACCTGCCGGACCGGATTACCGCGGCACTCCGGGACGACCTGCGGCAGGCGATCGCGCTCGCCAACAAGGCGGGCTGCATTGTGGCGGGCTTCTCGAAGGTCGAGGCGGCGATCGGCGGGCAACCGTGCGCCATTGCGGTGATTCATGCCGCCGAGGCGAGCCCGGACGGCCGGCGGAAGATCGCCTCGGCCTTGCACAGGCGTCACGGCGGGGCCATGTCAAGGATCCCGATCATCGATGACCTGTCCGAAGACGAATTGGACATGGCCTTAGGTCGGGATCATGTGATACACGCTGCGCTCGTCGCAGGAGCCGGAGCCGCCGGCTGCCTGTCGCGTTGGCGTCGGCTACGCTCCTTCGAGGGCGCCGCCGCGGCGACCGGGGAGCCCGATCCAGCCCGAATCGGCGGGATCGGCGAAGCCTCACGTTGA
- a CDS encoding DUF1772 domain-containing protein, whose protein sequence is MLTGLLALTIAALFTGAALYINIVEQPARLALDDRALLTEWKPAYRRGFALQAPLAVIGFLLGTAAWWTSGCAGFLAGAVLMLANWPWTILAILPTNRILMATAPEAADGATRALIGRWNVLHAVRSALGAAAAACFLWALA, encoded by the coding sequence ATGCTGACCGGTCTCCTCGCTCTCACGATCGCGGCGCTGTTCACGGGTGCGGCCCTCTACATCAACATCGTCGAGCAGCCCGCCCGCCTGGCCCTGGATGATCGCGCGCTACTGACGGAGTGGAAGCCGGCCTATAGGCGCGGCTTCGCGCTGCAGGCACCGCTGGCGGTGATCGGCTTCCTGCTCGGGACCGCGGCGTGGTGGACGAGCGGCTGCGCCGGCTTCCTGGCCGGCGCGGTACTCATGCTGGCGAACTGGCCCTGGACGATTCTGGCGATCCTGCCGACGAACCGGATCCTGATGGCGACCGCACCGGAGGCGGCGGACGGCGCCACCCGTGCTTTGATCGGGCGGTGGAACGTCCTCCACGCGGTGCGCTCGGCACTCGGCGCTGCGGCCGCCGCCTGCTTCCTCTGGGCGCTCGCCTGA
- the rbfA gene encoding 30S ribosome-binding factor RbfA → MAQKPTSTGPSQRQQRVAELVRHALAEVLQRGDIQDPVLGTHVVTVPEVRMSPDLKLATAYVMPLGGLDEAPVIAALERHRKVLRQEVARRVNLKFAPELRFRRDETFDEAARIDKLLRDERVQRDLDSGRDDEPETGTGH, encoded by the coding sequence ATGGCCCAGAAACCCACTTCCACCGGCCCCTCGCAGCGCCAGCAGCGCGTGGCCGAACTCGTGCGCCACGCGCTCGCCGAGGTGCTCCAGCGCGGCGACATCCAGGATCCGGTGCTCGGCACGCATGTCGTGACCGTGCCGGAGGTGCGGATGTCGCCCGACCTGAAGCTCGCCACGGCCTACGTCATGCCGCTCGGCGGCCTCGACGAGGCGCCGGTGATCGCGGCCCTGGAGCGGCACCGGAAAGTGCTGCGCCAGGAGGTGGCGCGACGCGTGAACCTGAAATTCGCGCCGGAGCTGCGCTTCCGCCGCGACGAGACCTTCGATGAGGCGGCCCGCATCGATAAGCTGCTGCGGGACGAGCGTGTGCAGCGCGACCTCGATTCCGGGCGCGACGACGAACCGGAGACCGGGACGGGGCATTGA
- a CDS encoding aldo/keto reductase produces MQYRKLGRSGLKVSPICLGTMMFGGPTDEATAGRIVGSAREAGINFIDTANVYTEGRSEEITGRAIKAERDAWILATKVANPTGQGANDRGLSRVHVMKAAEDSLRRLGTDFIDIYYLHKEDHDTPLAETVRAMADLVRAGKIRHFGVSNHRSWRVAEICRLCDENGIDRPVVSQPYYNAFNRMPETEHLPACAHFGLGVVPYSPLARGVLTGKYDPDAPPPAESRAGRQDTRMMQTEWRPESLRIARTLKEHAEARGITAGQFATAWVLNNRLVTGVIAGPRTEAQWQEYLGALDYAFTPEDEALVDGFVAAGHPTTPGYNDPAYPLEGRVPRSATA; encoded by the coding sequence ATGCAGTACCGCAAACTCGGCCGCTCCGGCCTCAAGGTCTCGCCGATCTGCCTCGGCACGATGATGTTCGGCGGCCCCACAGACGAGGCGACGGCCGGCCGGATCGTCGGCAGTGCCCGCGAGGCGGGGATCAACTTCATCGACACGGCCAACGTCTACACGGAGGGCCGCTCGGAGGAGATCACCGGCCGGGCGATCAAGGCCGAGCGCGACGCCTGGATCCTGGCCACCAAGGTCGCCAACCCGACCGGGCAGGGTGCCAACGACCGCGGCCTCTCGCGGGTCCACGTGATGAAGGCCGCCGAGGACAGCCTGCGCCGGCTCGGGACCGACTTCATCGACATCTACTACCTCCACAAGGAGGACCACGACACGCCGCTGGCCGAGACGGTGCGGGCGATGGCCGACCTCGTCCGCGCCGGCAAGATCCGGCATTTCGGCGTCTCGAACCACCGCTCCTGGCGGGTCGCCGAGATCTGCCGCCTGTGCGACGAGAACGGGATCGACCGGCCGGTGGTGAGCCAGCCCTATTACAACGCCTTCAACCGCATGCCCGAGACCGAGCACCTGCCGGCCTGCGCCCATTTCGGGCTCGGCGTCGTGCCGTACTCGCCGCTCGCCCGCGGCGTGCTCACCGGCAAGTACGATCCCGACGCGCCGCCGCCGGCCGAGTCCCGCGCCGGCCGCCAGGACACCCGGATGATGCAGACCGAGTGGCGGCCGGAATCCCTGCGCATCGCCCGGACGCTCAAGGAGCATGCCGAGGCGCGGGGCATCACGGCCGGCCAGTTCGCCACCGCCTGGGTGCTGAACAACCGCCTCGTCACCGGCGTCATCGCGGGGCCGCGGACCGAGGCGCAGTGGCAGGAGTATCTCGGCGCCCTCGACTACGCCTTCACCCCGGAGGATGAGGCGCTGGTCGACGGGTTCGTGGCCGCCGGCCACCCGACGACGCCCGGCTACAACGATCCGGCCTACCCGCTGGAGGGGCGGGTGCCGAGGAGCGCCACGGCCTGA
- a CDS encoding DUF4174 domain-containing protein, with amino-acid sequence MRETALGLGLAAMAAMAAGAALAGPLDGYRDRARVLVLSAPDSGDAQLRAQRAALASVRAGVAERDLVVLEAVGSGAEARALRERLGLPADSFRAVLIGKDGGTKITEAAPLAPQRLFATIDAMPMRRTEMRERR; translated from the coding sequence ATGCGGGAAACGGCACTCGGCCTCGGGCTGGCGGCGATGGCCGCCATGGCGGCGGGGGCTGCCCTGGCCGGTCCCCTCGACGGTTATCGCGACCGGGCGCGGGTGCTGGTCCTGTCGGCGCCCGATTCCGGGGACGCGCAGCTCCGAGCGCAGCGGGCCGCGCTGGCCTCGGTCCGCGCCGGCGTCGCCGAGCGCGACCTCGTGGTGCTGGAAGCGGTCGGTTCCGGGGCGGAGGCGCGGGCCCTGCGCGAGCGCCTCGGCCTCCCCGCGGACAGCTTCCGCGCGGTCCTGATCGGCAAGGACGGAGGCACCAAGATCACCGAAGCGGCGCCGCTCGCGCCGCAGCGGCTGTTCGCCACGATCGACGCGATGCCGATGCGCCGGACCGAGATGCGCGAGCGCCGTTAG